The genomic interval TCTTAATGTTTATACCGAGAATGATGATTCGTTTAATCAAGAATATATTTTAACTAGTCTAAATGAGTGCGATTCTTTAAAGGTATCGCCTTTTTTGGTTTGATTAACGAAGCAGATTGTGAAGTATAGTACTTAAAGTAACGGGTGCGATAGTCAAATAAAGGCAGTCGCTTTCCTTGTTCCGCTAATGGGCAGCATTCCTGTAATGAAGAAAAATGGAGTTTGAGCATTAAAAAACCTCTTGGTATTATATGAATGTCCCAAGCTTGGCGGCAAATAGGACAAAAAACATATAAACCAGGAGGCTCAAAATGAATTATAACCAAAATAAAAAGATTGCTCAAATTACTTCTCAAACTCTAATTATAGGTGTAGATATAGCGAAATTCAAGCACGTTGCCCGTGCCCAAGACTTTAGAGGCTTGGAGTTTGGGGCACCTATACACTTTGAAAATACGAAATGTAGTTTTGAAAGTTTTCTAGAATGGATAAAAGAATTACAAAGTCAAAACGACTTGGATAAGGTAATCATTGGTATGGAACCTACGGGACATTATTGGCTTAATTTAGCTCATTATCTAAAAGAGAATAATCTCAAATTTGTCGTTGTAAATCCAATGCACGTTAAGAAGACTAAGGAATTAGATGATAATTCCCCAACAAAAAATGATGTAAAGGATGCGAGAGTTATCGCACAGCTTGTTAAAGATGGAAGATACGCCGAACCTAATATTCCAGAAGGAGTATATGCCGACCTTCGGGTCGCACGTAAAATACGCGATCTTTTATCTGTTGATCTTCAGGCTGTACAAGGGCAAATTCATAATTGGATTGATCGATATTTCCCCGAATTCCTTAATGTATTTAAGGACTGGGAAGGTCAATCAGCTCTTCAAATGTTGAAACTTAACTTGTTACCCCATGAGTTAGTAAAGTTATCAGATCAGGAGATTTTAACTCATCTCAGAAAAGCTGTGACACGTGCAGTAGGTATAAGTAGAATACAAAAATTGAAACAAGCAGCTAGTGAATCTATTGGAATCCGGGAGGGTTCTGAATTAGCTAGATTAGAATTAAGCACCTTATTAGATAAATATGAATTAATTATTCAGAAATTCGAACAACTTGAGGCTAAGAGGGATGAATTACTAGAACAAATACCAGGTGTACAACAAATGTTAGCGATTACTGGTATAGGAAAAGATACGATAGCAGGCTTTTTTGCAGAGGTCGGAGACCTTAGTTTTTACTCACATCCTCGGCAAATTATCAAACTTGCAGGATTAAGCTTGAAGGAGAACACTTCAGGTAAGCATAAGGGACAAACGAAAATTACAAAGAGAGGCAGGAAAAACCTAAGAGCCCTTTTGTTTCGTGTAGTCATGCCCCTTGTTGCCAAGAATTCAGCCTTTAAAGCCTTACATGAGTATTATACAAAACGCCCTGGCAATCCATTGAAAAAGATGCAGTCCCTTATAGCTTTATGTAATAAATTAATACGTGTCTTATTCGCTATTGGTAAAAAACAATTTGAGTTTAGTGAAGAAAGAATGTTAAAGGATATTCCTCATATGGAGGGATTACAGAAAGCTTCTTAGATTTCTCATACAATTTATTGTCTCTATTGATAGTAATAGTTTAATTAAATGATTATTGACATTTGAAGCACGGATTAGTCAGTAAAACAACTAAAATACGGACATTGATCCTGTCGGGCAGCATAACTGACATCTACCTCATGGAAAGGTTGGACGAAGGAATTTTGGAGCATAGACTCTGTGAGAAATGGGAGGGTTGACCTCCATGAGAGTTGTAGAGATCCTCCAGTGCGACCATACTTTAACTTGATATCCACTTTTTGGATAGAAGTGGTTAGGTAGCTATGGTCCTTTTTTGCTTCTTGACTCCAAAATTAACCTATAATACAGCATTATTCCATTAAATCAAAGTCTATTAAAACTGAATGACTATGAAATCGTGAGAAAACTTGAGAAATCGTAAGATTATCCTTTATTTATAGAGGGAGTTTAGTTAAAGAGTATTTGGAGAAAATAACTTCAAAAAGAACATTTTTATTTAAGATTAATACTTTTACTTGATTATAGAAGGAGTTTTTAGGTGGATATTCTCGACGATATAAAGAATAAAGTAAAGGACTTGCCAGAACAGGAAGTAAGGTCATACTTGCAATTTATTCTTTATAGGATTGCGTTGTTAGAGGATAAAGAGAATTCTTTAGTTGAGTTTGCAAAAGATCTTAAAGAAATTTTGAATGAAATTCTCTATCCAAAAGTTACAGACTCAGATCTATTTGGAAAAAGTAATTACAAAAAAATTCATATACAATTTGGATACCCATATTTAAGACAACCATTAAAAGAATTAAACATCCTTGAAGAAGAGTTTATTATAGCTTTCCACGAAAATTTCTCTATTGCTCCTATAACCAGTTTAGATACCGAAAAGGGACAAACAGATAGATTTGATTGGTTAAAAAACAACTTATCTAATGAATATGAAGTTGAATTTTATAAAGAAAGTTTGCCGAAAGTCATTTCTCAAGTATTATCAATTCATGATGATCTCCCAATTTACATATGGGTATCAGAAAATGCAAATGAACAAACAGCACTTCTTTTTTACAATGTATTTGTTGCGGGAACGAAAGAATAATATTTGTATCATTGATACCGCAGCATTGTACAGGAAATTGTTTGAAAAAAAGGCTAAGAAGTATGTACCTTTTTTTTCGGGTGAAATCCCTTTAAAAGAATTACAAACCATATATAAATATAGCCAAGATGAAAACCAGATTTTATCTCACATAGAGCGTAAGCATTATGAAAAAAAGTGGTTAGACCTCTCCACGAATCCTGGTACATTAAGAATATGGGAAAATGAAGAAATAAAAGTTGTACCTGAAGACTATTTCGATGATTTTATAATCGAAAAAGCGAAGAAGCTGATTGGGAAGAAAAAAGGGTTTATTATGAGTGCAAGATTAATTGGTGAAGTTTATGGACATATTCTTCAGTATATAGGTGACAGCTTCTTGGAATATAGGGTTAGGAAATTAATCGAAAAGGGAATTTTTGAATATGAAGGTAGCCTAGAGGCAATGCGCTATTACGGTATTAAGTTTAAATAAATATTTTATTGAAAAGCAGAATGAAAAGATACATTGAGGGAAGCTCAGAAAATGAGCCTCTCTTTTTTAATGGTTCCATCTATAACTTTCGTAAAATTATTTGTGAAGAAATGTACTTAAGCTAACGGGGGCGTTATTTAGATATATAAATGCTGGGAGCTTAAGAGAATCTTAAACTAATGGGTGCGATTGTTCTATATGATGATCAGCCCTTCTTGTGTTAACAAAGCAGTTTAGTTGAAGAACGGTGTTTAACTTGTGTACAACAATCGGGCCATTTAATGGAGGAAGTGATATATACATTTGACTTTTTCTAAAGGGCACTCAATGGCCAACTGGACTTGGCATGGTCCAAAAATGTCCTAAATGATGACCTAGGAGAGATCTACTATTCTCTATAATTGCTTCAAATCCAATAAAAAATCAAAAAGGGGTTCGGAATAAGACCATTCCGAACCCCTTTTCTACAAACTGCCACCAAGATTATCTTGGTGATGATCTTCTAATTGTTCATTTTTATAATTTTTCACTATGAAATGGGATTAACATATTACAACTACTCTTCTTAATTGTGCGTTAATTCTTCTATTCCTTGCAACTTGCTTTCATATGATCCTTCTTTGGCAAAAAGTTCGGTATCCCACTCATATTTATAAGGCCCTGAGGAGTCGTATCAAACTTTTAAATAATTTTACTGTTTTGATTGTTACTTTCTGTAGCTTTTAGTAGAATGCTTTTATAATTTAATTAACAATTAAATGAATCCCACCTTGTATTTCAGTTTCGGAAGGATTTAACTTTTAAAAGAGTCTCAACGTCATAGAATCCCGATCGTCCATAGTAGGAGGGAGAATATTGAAAAAGAAATGGATCGTTTCATTACTATGTCTTACAGTTTTAATAAGCTTTATCGTTCATTTTTTAAAAGAAGATGAGAAGCTTAAAGTGGTAGTTGTTGCAAAAAGTTTAGACTTAGAGTATTGGAAAATTTTTGAATCAGGAGCTAAAAAAGCGTTTCATGATTTTGACATAGATGGACAAGTGATAGCACCTAATTCCATCTATCCCATTTCAAATGAAGTGGATACATTAAAAAAAGTTTTAAGACAACATCCGGATGCACTGATCGTTACTCCCATACATCCCTCCGTTACCATTCCAGTATTGATGGAATATAAGAAAAATAACATTCCTGTATTGTTTGCTGGTAGAGACGCTGACTGGGAAGACAAAGTCACGTATATAGGAACAGACCACCTTAAATTGGGCATAATGGCAGGACAATTGCTAGGATCCATGCTGCAGCCAGGCGATCAAGTAGCAATTATTCATGGAACTTTAAAAGATCATGCTGAGGTAGAGCGGATAAAGGGAGCGAAGGAGGCCTTAGGAAAAGCCGGAATCGAGATTACGACAGAACAGTTAGGAGAAGATCGATATGGAAAGACAATATCTGTATTCGAAAATATTTTGCAGAATCATCCAGATATCCAAGGGGTATTTGCTACTGACGATTTAATTGCCCTAAATGTATTAAAAACAGTAGAAAAAGAAGGCTTGATGATTCCTATCATTGGAACGGATGGCATTACCGATATGATAGATGTTGTAAATGAAGGAAAGCTAAGCGCTACCATAGCACAGAATCCTTATGATATGGCTTATTTAAGCGTAGTACAAGCAATAAAAGCAGTTAACGGGGAACATGTCCCAGAAAGGATTGATAGTGGGGTTGATATTTTAACGAAAGATAACGCAAGAGACAGATTAGCGTTTCAGAACAATATATTCTATAGCAGAGTTGAGAAATTCAAACATTTTTTACATGAACTATTATGAAAGTAGCAAACTGTTTTTCTAAACAAAAAACAGTTTTTTTACGTGAAGAATAATCACCATACATAAACATGGTCTAATATTTATCTACTAATACTCTAAAGGGAATTATATTCTTTTTCGTCTTTTAAAACTTTATCTAATGCTTGCCAAGTCATTAATGCACAATTATGTCTTGCTTTTAACTTATGGACTCCTTGTAAAGATAAACTATCACCTAAATCTATTTTATCTGTTACATTTCCATGGCGAATTAAATCCTCAAATGCTTTTCTTAGGGACGCAATCTCTTTTAAAGACTTGTTTTCGATAAGTTCTGTCATCATAGATGCAGACGCCATACTAATGCTGCAGCCTTCACCAAGGAAGGCTGCTTTCCGAACTCGATCTTGTTCAAGGTCTAAAAATAACGTCATGACATCGCCGCAAGTAGGGTTTTTATAATGTATTTTTCGTATATTTTCTCCCTTTATTTCTTCAAAATTTCTCTTTTGTCTATAGTGATCCATGATAACTTGTCTGTACAGGTTATCGAGCATGGTAGTAGACCTCCGCCTTCATTAAGATACAATAGCTCAACTAGAGTACTTCATAATGATTTTTTAGTATCTTAATTCGTTTTTCTCATGTGGTTGAAAACGAAATAATTAGTTGAGAGGGTTAGTTTGCTATACAATTTTTAAATTGTTGCTCCAACTCCTCTTTATTTAAGTCCTTACCAATAAAAACAAGTTCACTTAATCTTGTTTCATTTTCTTTCCATTTCCGATCTGGGTTTCCTGAAAACAACATATGAAGTCCCTGAAATACGATTCGATGTTCCATCCCTTTAATATGAAGAATGCCTTTGTAACGCAATAAATCTTCCCCTTTTTCCCGAACAAGGTAATCCATCCAATGATCAACTTTTTCTAAATCAAGAGGTTTCTCTTCTCGAAAAGCAATAGAAGACACCTTATCATCATGATCGTGATGGTGATGATCTTCTAGAAAGTGGGGGTCAATTTCAAGTTTGCGATTAACATCAAACGTATTAATACCTAATATATCTCTTAAATTAATATTACAATTTTGTGCATGAATCCTCTTAGCCGCCGGGTTCATATTTGTTATTCTTTTCTCCAAAGAGTTCAGGCCGTTCTCAGAAACTAAATCTGTTTTATTTAAAATAATGACATCAGCAAAAGCAATTTGCTCTTGTGCCTCATCATGACCATCAAGGTGCCTAGTGATATGTTTACTGTCTACTACGGTAATAATACTATCTACATTAAATTTTTCTGAAAGTAACTCATCCATAAAAAATGTCTGGGCAACAGGTGCCGGATCAGCGAGACCTGTTGTTTCAATTAAGACTCGGTCAAATTTAACTTTACCTTGATTCATTGAAAATACAAGGGTGCGCAAAATACGGATTAAATCTCCTCGAACTGTGCAGCAGATACAACCATTATTCATTTCCAAAATTTCCTCGTCAGCATCAACGACGAGCTGATTATCGATCCCAACTTCTCCATACTCATTGACAATGACCGCAATCTTTTGATGATGTTTTTCTGTTAGTATTCGATTTAAAAGCGTGGTTTTCCCAGCTCCTAAATATCCAGTTAAAATAGTGACAGGAATTTTATTAGGTTTAATTAAAGTCATGTTTTCTCTCCATTTAGAGTATTTTTGATACTTTGTTTACTTTTTCTTTATCTTTAAAAACCCCCGTAATGACTTCAGGTGAACGATCGAAGCCTTGGCCATGAAATGAATGGCTTACTTTTTCTGTGTAATCTTCATTGGCAAGAAGCGAATCAACAAAAAGGGGGGCATCCTCAGGTTTTAAATCCTTATACCATGTGCCTTTCGGATAGTTGATGACAACGCACTTATCATGGCATCTTCCATTACACCGTGTGCGCGTTGTGTGAATCATATCGTCTAGCTCTCTTCTTGAGATTTCTTTTCGGATTGATTGTGTGAGTTCCTCAGCTCCGACCCGGTTGCAACTGCTGCCGTTGCAGATGAGAATATGATGCTTCGTATTACTTAAATTCCATGTCGCCATGTGTGTTTTACCTCCAAGTTAAAACGTAATAATTACGATTTGAAACTTATAATTATGTGTATTTTATTTTCAAACGATATAAAATTCATTTTTATGATAAAGAACAATCTCCAGTCGGAAAATTTTCGATTGCTGACGGTTTACCAACTTGATTTTTTAATGCCTGGAAGCTGCCCTTTATGTGCTAACTCTCGAAAGGCAATTCTAGACATTTTAAACTTTCTTAAATATCCTCTAGGTCTTCCTGAAATTTCACAACGATTATGCAAACGAGTAGGGGAGGAATCTCTCGGTAACTTCCGCAGTGCATCATAGTCACCTTTTGCTTTTAATTCCTTTCGTAGCACTGCATATTTTTCAACCATTTCTTGGCGTTGTTTTTCTTTAGCTACCTTTGATTTTTTTGCCAAATTTTTTCTCCTTTCGTATCAAACAGTGTGGGGATGAATAAAACGTAATGATTACGATTTGTATTTTAATAATATCTCTTTTTAAAGCTAAATGCAAATAGAAAGGATGCAAATGTTACTAATGACCTAATTGCATGCTATTTTTCTCTATGTTACACAGCGTTTTCTGAAGTTTGTTATGATCTAAATTATCACCGATAAACACAAGTGTATTTTTCATCTTTAATCCTGATTTTGTTTGAAATGGCATCCCATAAGCATATTGAAAAAGAAATGTGTCTGGAATGCCAATAAATCGGATATATCCTTTAATGCGATAGATTGTATCCGGCATTGTCCTTAAGAATTCTTCAAATAGCTTCTCACTAATAGGGTGTAAGAAAGTATGAACGTATGTTTTCATATGTAGATGTTGGATAGCGTGCACTTTCTCATATTCGCCTCTTTCTTTTGTTTGCAGACTTATAACTGTATTAATATCGATGTTAGCGAATTCTGCCGGAATCACTTTACCTGTAGGATTAATACTACGTAACTCCTCTTCGATACTCTTTTGGCTTTTCTTTGATATACAATCAATCTTATTTAATACGATAAGATCCGCATGTTTTACTTGTTCAGCAATTAGCTTTTGAAGGGGTATTTTTAGTTTTTTACGTTCCATCCAACAAACAGCGTCTAAAAGAGTGATAATGGAGTGAATTCTCACTTTTTTAGCTAAAAGAGGTGATAAACAAGTGTCCAACACTTCAACCGGATGAGCAACCCCCGTAGTTTCAATATAGATCACATCTAGATCATACTGACTTAAAAGTTCAGATATCTGAACTTCGAGTTTATCCGACAGTGTACAGCACACACATCCATTTAGAAGTTCTTTTAAAGGCATGTCTTTAGGAACAGAATCTGAATCAATAGAAATTTGACCCATTTCATTCATAACGACAGCTACATTTTTTCCTTTTCTTTGTTCTTTTTCTAGAATTTTTTGAAGAAGAGTTGTTTTTCCTGAGCCAAGGAAACCTGATAAAATATTTATTTCAACGATTGGCATTATTATCATCCTTTCATAAATTTAATCATAACAAGAAACGATTTTGTAAGATGTTGTAAAGTAACTGATTTGAATCATATAAAAAGTAATCGTTACGATTTATTAGTATAAAGTGAATAGAAGTTTTCTACAAGTTAGGTATTCTATAACATAAAGTAACGGATATATACTTAATCAATATTTTTGAATTTTGATGAATAGTCTATTTTCTAAAACATACACATGAACTAGTGCATCGGTTAAATCGTAATGATTACGAATATTTAGTTTGAGGGGAGATAAGAAAATGAGGAAAATACCGGTTTTTATTTTAAATGGTTTCTTAGGAAGTGGGAAAACAACTGTATTGTTAAAGATGATAGAACAATACAAAAGTGAAAATAAGAAAGTTGCCATCATATTAAATGAATTAGGGGCAGTCAATGTCGAGGCACATTTGTTTAAGGATCAACAATTAACCGAGCTTTTAAATGGTTGCATTTGTTGTACGATTCAGAATGATTTACATCAAACACTTAAGGCGCTAGCTGTTCAGCACGAAAAGGAGCCTATTGAAGTTTTATTAATAGAAGGAACAGGAGTAGCCCATCCACTTGAGATAGCTGAAGTGTTTACTAACGGTCATATGCAACAAGTATTTGATTTGGAATCGGTGATTGGAGTAGTAGATGCCAGTCACTTTCTAGAATATTTAAGTATCTTTGATAGTACAAAAGAAATTCGAACTTTAATGAAAGAGCAGGTACTGCATTCATCTATTGTTCTACTAAATAAAATAGACTGTGTGAATGATCAAAAACTTGCAAAAATCAACAGAAAAGTTGACTCCTTAAAAAAGGATGAAGTACCCGTATTGATGACTTCTTATGGTGATGTTGATTTTGAGATGCTACGAAAAAAACGCATAGGACAAATAGACTTTCAACTCAAAAATAATCACCATGGAGATCACCAGCATCACGAACCACATCACGGGACTATTAAGACGGTGAAAATTGAACAAGTACCAGTGATAGATAAACGTACATTAACCAACTGGTTAATCAATCTACCGAATGATGTTATCCGTGCGAAGGGTCTTGTACAATTAACAGGTGATTCAACACTTACACATGTTCAGTTTGCAGACAAGCTTGTACGTTATACAAAAATGGGGAAAAATGACGAGAGACAATCTATATTTGTATTTATCGGTAAAGATTTGAACGAAGAGATGTTTCAAGAGTTTTCGCAGGGGATTTTTTAAAATTACTTATTAAACCAGGTGATTCCTCAATTGTTCTTTACTATTGAAACCCATCGTTTATCGGTGGGTTTCAATTTTTATCTATTTCTAGAAATATACTTGTTCTTTCTTGAAAAAAGTGATAAGTTATCTATGGTCAAATACAAATCGTAATAGTTACGATTTGATGATTGTGTACAATTGTTAGTTTAATAGAGAAGAGGAGAAAAAATGAATCAACCTAAAGTAAGAGCAATATTGGTAATGGTTCTGGCTTGTTTTATAGTCATAGCAGGATGTAGCAATAAAGAAGATGTTGGATCAAATCAGAAGGAAAGTACCGAAAATCAACTACATATTGTTACAACTTTTTATCCTATGTATGAATTTACTAAAAACATTACAAATGAAAATGCTCAAGTGGATCTCTTAATTCCTTCCAATATCGAACCACATGATTGGGAGCCTACTCCTAAAGATATGGCAATGATCCAAAAAGCAGATGTTCTCATTTATAACAGTGACTTTATGGAAACATGGATTTCCTCTATCAAAGAAAGTTTAGGGAAAGAACAACCACAGTTTGTAGAAGCGAGTAAGGGGATTCCTCTAATGAAAGGAGACGAACACGATCACCATGAGGAAGAAGGCGACCACGATGACGTAGAAACAGACCATCTTGATGAGGGAGAAGTTCATGAAGAAGGGAATGAGCAGTTAGATCCACATGTATGGTTAAGTCCTGTGCTTGCTCAACAAGAGGTACAAACAATTACAGAGGCCATTGTAAAACAAGATCCCAAAAACAAGGACGATTATGAAAGCAATAGTCAAGAATATATTCAAAAATTAAAAGATCTAGACGAACTTTTCAGGAAAACGTTACAACATGTTTCGAGTAAGGAAATCATTACACAGCATGCTGCTTTTGGATATTTAGCAAAAGAGTATGGTCTTATTCAAATCCCGATTGCAGGGTTATCTCCATCAGAAGAACCAAGTCCGTCTAAACTTGCTGAACTTAAGGAATTTGCTAAAGAGCATCATATTAATGTGATTTACTTTGAGGAGACAACTTCCCCTAAAGTTGCTATAACACTAGCTGCTGAATTGGGAGCTGAGACTGAGATATTAAATACAATAGAAGGTTTAAGTAAGGAAGATCAAGAGGAAGGTCTAAGTTATATTGAAGTCATGAAGAATAACTTAAAATCCCTTGAGAAATCACTTGTAAAATAATTGATCTAGGCTTAAATGTCCATTATAAGTGCGTCTTATAGTAAGGCGTACTTATTTCTAGGGAGAGGAGTGGAAAATTGAAACTCGTTTCTATGCAAAATATCGTATTTGGTTATACACATACTCCTTCATTAAACGGAGTATCCTTTGAGATAAAAAGTGGAGAGTTTGTGGGGGTTACGGGCCCAAATGGTGCGTCTAAAT from Metabacillus sediminilitoris carries:
- a CDS encoding IS110 family RNA-guided transposase, producing MNYNQNKKIAQITSQTLIIGVDIAKFKHVARAQDFRGLEFGAPIHFENTKCSFESFLEWIKELQSQNDLDKVIIGMEPTGHYWLNLAHYLKENNLKFVVVNPMHVKKTKELDDNSPTKNDVKDARVIAQLVKDGRYAEPNIPEGVYADLRVARKIRDLLSVDLQAVQGQIHNWIDRYFPEFLNVFKDWEGQSALQMLKLNLLPHELVKLSDQEILTHLRKAVTRAVGISRIQKLKQAASESIGIREGSELARLELSTLLDKYELIIQKFEQLEAKRDELLEQIPGVQQMLAITGIGKDTIAGFFAEVGDLSFYSHPRQIIKLAGLSLKENTSGKHKGQTKITKRGRKNLRALLFRVVMPLVAKNSAFKALHEYYTKRPGNPLKKMQSLIALCNKLIRVLFAIGKKQFEFSEERMLKDIPHMEGLQKAS
- a CDS encoding DUF1835 domain-containing protein, which gives rise to MDILDDIKNKVKDLPEQEVRSYLQFILYRIALLEDKENSLVEFAKDLKEILNEILYPKVTDSDLFGKSNYKKIHIQFGYPYLRQPLKELNILEEEFIIAFHENFSIAPITSLDTEKGQTDRFDWLKNNLSNEYEVEFYKESLPKVISQVLSIHDDLPIYIWVSENANEQTALLFYNVFVAGTKE
- a CDS encoding DUF3658 domain-containing protein — protein: MQMNKQHFFFTMYLLRERKNNICIIDTAALYRKLFEKKAKKYVPFFSGEIPLKELQTIYKYSQDENQILSHIERKHYEKKWLDLSTNPGTLRIWENEEIKVVPEDYFDDFIIEKAKKLIGKKKGFIMSARLIGEVYGHILQYIGDSFLEYRVRKLIEKGIFEYEGSLEAMRYYGIKFK
- a CDS encoding sugar ABC transporter substrate-binding protein — encoded protein: MKKKWIVSLLCLTVLISFIVHFLKEDEKLKVVVVAKSLDLEYWKIFESGAKKAFHDFDIDGQVIAPNSIYPISNEVDTLKKVLRQHPDALIVTPIHPSVTIPVLMEYKKNNIPVLFAGRDADWEDKVTYIGTDHLKLGIMAGQLLGSMLQPGDQVAIIHGTLKDHAEVERIKGAKEALGKAGIEITTEQLGEDRYGKTISVFENILQNHPDIQGVFATDDLIALNVLKTVEKEGLMIPIIGTDGITDMIDVVNEGKLSATIAQNPYDMAYLSVVQAIKAVNGEHVPERIDSGVDILTKDNARDRLAFQNNIFYSRVEKFKHFLHELL
- the sufU gene encoding Fe-S cluster assembly sulfur transfer protein SufU is translated as MLDNLYRQVIMDHYRQKRNFEEIKGENIRKIHYKNPTCGDVMTLFLDLEQDRVRKAAFLGEGCSISMASASMMTELIENKSLKEIASLRKAFEDLIRHGNVTDKIDLGDSLSLQGVHKLKARHNCALMTWQALDKVLKDEKEYNSL
- a CDS encoding CobW family GTP-binding protein — translated: MTLIKPNKIPVTILTGYLGAGKTTLLNRILTEKHHQKIAVIVNEYGEVGIDNQLVVDADEEILEMNNGCICCTVRGDLIRILRTLVFSMNQGKVKFDRVLIETTGLADPAPVAQTFFMDELLSEKFNVDSIITVVDSKHITRHLDGHDEAQEQIAFADVIILNKTDLVSENGLNSLEKRITNMNPAAKRIHAQNCNINLRDILGINTFDVNRKLEIDPHFLEDHHHHDHDDKVSSIAFREEKPLDLEKVDHWMDYLVREKGEDLLRYKGILHIKGMEHRIVFQGLHMLFSGNPDRKWKENETRLSELVFIGKDLNKEELEQQFKNCIAN
- a CDS encoding (2Fe-2S) ferredoxin domain-containing protein, producing MATWNLSNTKHHILICNGSSCNRVGAEELTQSIRKEISRRELDDMIHTTRTRCNGRCHDKCVVINYPKGTWYKDLKPEDAPLFVDSLLANEDYTEKVSHSFHGQGFDRSPEVITGVFKDKEKVNKVSKIL
- the rpsN gene encoding 30S ribosomal protein S14, whose protein sequence is MAKKSKVAKEKQRQEMVEKYAVLRKELKAKGDYDALRKLPRDSSPTRLHNRCEISGRPRGYLRKFKMSRIAFRELAHKGQLPGIKKSSW
- a CDS encoding CobW family GTP-binding protein; protein product: MPIVEINILSGFLGSGKTTLLQKILEKEQRKGKNVAVVMNEMGQISIDSDSVPKDMPLKELLNGCVCCTLSDKLEVQISELLSQYDLDVIYIETTGVAHPVEVLDTCLSPLLAKKVRIHSIITLLDAVCWMERKKLKIPLQKLIAEQVKHADLIVLNKIDCISKKSQKSIEEELRSINPTGKVIPAEFANIDINTVISLQTKERGEYEKVHAIQHLHMKTYVHTFLHPISEKLFEEFLRTMPDTIYRIKGYIRFIGIPDTFLFQYAYGMPFQTKSGLKMKNTLVFIGDNLDHNKLQKTLCNIEKNSMQLGH
- a CDS encoding CobW family GTP-binding protein; translated protein: MRKIPVFILNGFLGSGKTTVLLKMIEQYKSENKKVAIILNELGAVNVEAHLFKDQQLTELLNGCICCTIQNDLHQTLKALAVQHEKEPIEVLLIEGTGVAHPLEIAEVFTNGHMQQVFDLESVIGVVDASHFLEYLSIFDSTKEIRTLMKEQVLHSSIVLLNKIDCVNDQKLAKINRKVDSLKKDEVPVLMTSYGDVDFEMLRKKRIGQIDFQLKNNHHGDHQHHEPHHGTIKTVKIEQVPVIDKRTLTNWLINLPNDVIRAKGLVQLTGDSTLTHVQFADKLVRYTKMGKNDERQSIFVFIGKDLNEEMFQEFSQGIF
- a CDS encoding metal ABC transporter substrate-binding protein; translated protein: MNQPKVRAILVMVLACFIVIAGCSNKEDVGSNQKESTENQLHIVTTFYPMYEFTKNITNENAQVDLLIPSNIEPHDWEPTPKDMAMIQKADVLIYNSDFMETWISSIKESLGKEQPQFVEASKGIPLMKGDEHDHHEEEGDHDDVETDHLDEGEVHEEGNEQLDPHVWLSPVLAQQEVQTITEAIVKQDPKNKDDYESNSQEYIQKLKDLDELFRKTLQHVSSKEIITQHAAFGYLAKEYGLIQIPIAGLSPSEEPSPSKLAELKEFAKEHHINVIYFEETTSPKVAITLAAELGAETEILNTIEGLSKEDQEEGLSYIEVMKNNLKSLEKSLVK